The Leptospira neocaledonica DNA window TGGGAGTAAATCACTTCCAAAACATCGTCCATCCAATCCGGGGCGCCGTCGAACAAAGTGTCCTTTGCCCGGTATTTTTCTATGATACGGCTGTGCTTGATGATTTGCTCTTTGGTGACTGCGTTCATACTATTAGCTTCGGTCGAAACGGTGGTTTTATTTCGCCTACGTAGGAAAAATAGAGAAAGATATTTCCAAAAAGTACAAGAAAAATTCGTTATAATCCGGATTTTTTTCTCCGACAAGAACGTCGGTCATAAGAACATCTTTATATAAAACAAATGTTAGGTTGTTGTATATTAGAAGATAATAATAAAAAACCCGGTGGTCTTTTTAGGGACACCGGGTCTATAAAAGAAAAGATCGGTTCTATTAGAACAGTTCGTTTCCTTTGAAGAAGAAGCTGATCTCTAATGCAGCATTGTCATCTGAGTCCGAACCATGCACTGCATTTGCTTCTTTGCTTTCCGCAAATAGAGCTCTGATTGTGCCTGCTGCAGCTTCTTTAGGATCTGTAGCTCCGATCACGTCTCTCCAATGTTGAACCGCATTGTCTCTTTCCAAAGCAGCTGCAACAATCGGTCCGGAAGACATATAGCTGCAAAGATCGTTATAGAAGGGACGAGCTGAATGCACTTTATAGAATTGTTTTGCGTCTTCCAGGGAAAGTTTAAGGTATTTTAGTCCTAAAATTTTGAATCCTTCTTTTTCGATCCTTTGTAGGATATCGCCGACATGTTTGTTTTTCACTCCGTCGGGTTTGATCATGATAAATGTTCTAGCCATTTTTATTCCTTAGTTACTTGTTGTATAATTTTTTAAGTAATGCTTTGCTAACGTGATCTGGTACCTGAGCGGATACATCTCTTCCATGCCTTGCCACTTCTTTTACGATGGTTGAAGAAACAAATGAATAGTCGTTGGAGGACATCAGGAAGATGGTCTCCACTTCCGGAGCAAGCTTTTTGTTCATTAGAGAAATTGCATATTCGTAATCAAAGTCAGTGACCGCTCTGAGTCCTCTGATAATACTTTTAGCTCCTCTTTTGGTGCAATAGTCCACTGTCAGTCCTTCGAAAGTGTCTATTTCCAGATTGTCCCAACCTTTGGTTGCTTCTCTGATAAATTCTATTCTTTCTTCGATGGAAAAAAGAAAACTTTTATTGGAGTTTACCGCGACACCCACGATCACTTTATCGAATAGACCTACTGATCTATGAAGAATATCTAAATGTCCTCTAGTTAAAGGATCGAAGGAGCCTGGATAAACAGCAATTCTTGTCATTTTTTACGCAACCTTGCAGCTTCTTTTGCAGGTAACCCGTATAGGTTGATAAAACCTTCGGCATCTTTTTGGTTGTATAGCTCTTCTTTTTCGAAAGTCGCCATCTCCGGATTGTAAAGTGAAACCGAGGATTTTCTTCCTACAATAATGCAGTTTCCTTTATATAGTTTTACTTTCACAGTTCCGGTAACGAATCTTTGGGTTTCGGAGATGAATGCTCTAACTGCAGCCATTCTGGATGAGAACCAATGCCCGTTATAGATTAGCTCTGCAAACTCTGCGGATAATTTATCTTTATGATGTTGTGTGTCTCTGTCTATCGTGATCGATTCCAAGTCTCTATGCGCATGGAATAGAATAGTTCCGCCAGGAGTTTCGTATACTCCTCTGGATTTAATTCCTACGAGTCTATTTTCTACGATGTCCACTCTTCCGATTCCGTGTTTTCCGCCGATCGTATTTAGAGTATCAACTACTTGGTAAGGATCCATTTTTTTGCCGTTTACCGCGACACAATTTCCCTCTACGAAATCGAGTTCCACGTATTCAGGAGAATCCGGTGCCTTCTCCGGAGAAACTGTAAGAAGGAACATATCCTCGTTCGGTTCTCTATAAGGATCTTCTAATATTCCTCCTTCGTAAGAGATATGCATCAGGTTCCTGTCCATCGAATAAGGTTTAGAAGCCGTGACAGGAACAGGGATACCTTTTGATTTTGCATATTCTATCAGGTCGGCTCTTCCTCCGAAGGACCAGGTCCTCCAAGGAGCTATAATTTCTTTTTCAGGCGCCAATGATTTGAACGCTAACTCGAAACGAACTTGGTCATTTCCTTTTCCAGTAGCACCATGAGCGAATGCATCTGCTCCTTCTTTTTTGCCAACTTCTACCATTGCTTTTGCGATCAATGGACGTGCTAAGGAAGTTCCTAGCAAGTATCTCATCTCGTAGATCGCGTTTCCTTGGATGGCAGGATAGATAAAGTCTCTTGCGAATTCTAAACGAAGATCTTCTATATAAACTTTGGAGGCTCCGGTTTTAATCCCTTTTTCTTCTAAACCTGTGAGCTCTTCTTTTTGACCCACGTCTGCGGTAAATGCTACCACTTCACAACCGTAGGTTTCTTTTAGCCAGGTTAGAATTACGGATGTATCCAATCCGCCGGAATATGCTAATACGATTTTCTTTATGTTCTTTTGAGCCGCCATTCTAAGGATAGGGAAATCGCTGGACCCCTCCCGACAAGTCCGATTTTGGTTGGAATTCCTACATAAGAATCGATCCGGAAGGATTTCTTATAATTTTTCGGGCCAGTTTAACTTCTGCGCTAAGGCCCTAAGGATTAGAATTAAAGCAAAGGTATCCATCTTGCAATAAGCGATCAGGTCGGACTCAACTCTTTCCCTTTCCTGGTCCGAAACATTCTCCGTTTTGATTCGCAAAAATTCGGAGTTAGCGATATGACCCGCATTGATTGTGAGTTCTTTGTAATTTGCGCCTGTCAAAACGGGAAGGACAACCTTTAAAGAAGTAGTCCCTTCTTGAGCAGGATGATAATAATCGTAATCCCAAAACGGTTTTGCTAGATCAGAAAAATCAGGTTCTATGGATTGGAACCATTCTTTATATTTCGGATAAGCTTGGACGGATTCTTTCAGACAACGTTTTTCAAAACTATCGTTGAATGCGAGGATTGTTCCTCCTGGTTTGATCTGGGAAGATAGTGATTCCAAGATTCCAAGTCTTGGATCCTTATCATGATCATCCAGGTAAGTATATTCTTCCGGTTTTTCTTTCAGGTCTTTTCGAATAACGTGCAAAGAATATAAAAATGGTACATGTTGGAAAGGATGTGTATCTTTGTATACTGGTACCGGAGGATTAATCGTTTCAAAATCCAAACAGTATAAAGGAAATTTTAAGTGATTTAGATAGGACAGGAGTGAGTCTTTATTTAAATATTCCTTTCCTGATTTTATCGCTTCTACTTGTATCTTTTGGCGATGAGTGAATTCGGAATCAGGCTCTATTTCGGAGAGATTTCGAATCCCTTGGTTCCAAAGAGTAAGAGTAAGATCTTTTCCTTCTCGTAGAGTGAATAGGTCTCCCGGAGGAGAATCCGAATAACAGGATTCCGGATGGATACAATTCCTAGGATGATCACAATGTTTTGAGGATGTAATTGAAGGAATTTTATCCTTTTCTAATATTTCTAAAAGTTTGTATGCTTTTTCTTTGGTTTGTTCCAGATTCGCCAAAGTTTCCTTGCTACAATCCTTTTTGTGAAATAGTCGATTCGGATCTATTTCCGCTCCGGTATATGAATACTCTGAACTGATTGTCCAGACTTGGGTAGAATTTACCTTATATCCTGCTTCTTCCAAAACCATTCTGATAAATGAAAGTTCTGAAATATGTGTTCTTTTAGCGGAGGAAGATGCTTTGATAAGAATGACCTGCCAACCTTCTTCCCAGGGAATGAGAAAGTCAGCTCTTGTGTCGAAAAATTTTGTCCGAACGCAAGCACCTTTAATGGGCTGTTTTGAATCTAAATAAGATCTGGTTTTCGCATCCCTGTATCCTGCATGTTTAGCATCCGGAAAAAGATTGCCTGCGATATCTTTGAGTAAGGATTTTTGTTTGGGGGATATGAACTGGTTAGAAATATCAAATTCAGAATGAGGCTCTTTTAGAAATTTCCAAAATTGTAATTCACAATACTGACCGGTTTGGAAAGCGGATCTTCCCAATAGAGGGAGCTCTTTTTCCCTATACGGAGCCAGAACATCGAATAAAAGTTTTCGTCTGAGCGATTCCGGAAAGAGAAAAGACAACCGCCTAATCGAGGTTCTTAGTAATTTAGGAACCGAATCCATGGCGGAGTCTTTTCTTTTCCGACGGGAGAATTCCCGAAGTCGGAAAGTTTAAGCCAAAAGTACCTTTATGTCTTTCGGGCTTGATGCGCTATAAATTTTGTTCTCAGAAGTTCCCAGGTTTGCTTGGGTAAGTTTTTGAGAAACGACACTTGGTCCAAAATCGATACCGACTAACTTAGGAGTTTTGACAAATGTAGAAGTCGCTTTGTCCCAATGAAGAGCTTTGATCAATACTTCTCTGAAAAGAGGTAAGCTGATATCAGCTTCATTTTGGTAATTTCTTCCGTCAAAAATGGAATAAACAGGGATCTTTAACTCGGAACCTTTGTAGCTGAATCCGATTCTCTCCATATCTTTTGGTACAGTCTTTTCGGTCTCGTCCATGATAGGGCAATGGAAAGGTGCAGTAGTTCTCAAGTAGACGAATTTTACTTTTTTCTCATCCATCTCCGCTTTGAACTTTTTGCGGAAAGCAAGAAGAGCTTCTGGAGTTCCGGAAACGATATTGGAATCAGGAGTGTTGAATAGAGAAACATAAATTGCTTTAGTTCCGCTGAGTCCAAGTTCCGTATTGGTGCTTTGAACTCTTTCGGAAAGTTCGGAAGCGCTGTAACCGATGACTGCAACCATTGGAGCAGGTTGTTTGTCTCCGATCTCTTCGTTTCCTTTCAGAACTTCCGCAGAAGGATTATAGATCCCGAAAAGTTCTTGTGCACGGTAACCAAGATATAAAACGAATTTTAAAAATTTGGAGTATTCTTTGTAGAAGTCGGCACCTTCTTTTCCTAAAGAAATTAAAACTGCAGGAATGATCCCTTGGCTATGCCCGGTTGCTCCGCTTGCATTCGCGATTAATTCGGAAGTGGTGAAACCTTTATTAACTAAAGAGACGTAATTTGCAGTTTGAGTGAGGAAAATTCCGACGATGGAGACGGTAGCACTGCAAAGATAGTTTTCATCAGGAGCTGAGTCTGGGTTTTTGATCCAGGACTCGAAATCATATCCTTGAGAGATGATATCTTTGTTTAAGCTAGGGACTTCTTCCGCCAGAGCTTTGAAAGCAGTATCAAACAATTCTTTTAGAGAAGGATCTGTTTCGTAAAGTTTAGAAAGTTCCTTCAACCAAGGAGAACCCTGGCCTCCGAATTGCAAAAATAGTTTATTGCCTTGAGCCTTTGCTTCGTTCAAAAAGTTTGCTACTGCCATACAATGCCTTGTTATAAGTCGTTAGAAGATGCTTTTCTTTTCAGCCTTGGGTTCGCAATTCTTTTTTAACGAGCTTTTTTCCGTCCGTTAGCGTTCGTGAAGAACGACCGTTCCATTAAACATCTGATTATTCCCTTGAAGTCTCTCTAAACCTTGGGGTTCGTCTTTCTCCGGGAAAATGATTGACCTAGCCGGGTCCGCATGAGGTTATTCTTTCCAAAACCCTTCTAATTAGAAATATCTTCCAATCTCCGGTGGGACCGGACAGAAAACAATATGATA harbors:
- the coaD gene encoding pantetheine-phosphate adenylyltransferase, translating into MTRIAVYPGSFDPLTRGHLDILHRSVGLFDKVIVGVAVNSNKSFLFSIEERIEFIREATKGWDNLEIDTFEGLTVDYCTKRGAKSIIRGLRAVTDFDYEYAISLMNKKLAPEVETIFLMSSNDYSFVSSTIVKEVARHGRDVSAQVPDHVSKALLKKLYNK
- a CDS encoding ACP S-malonyltransferase — translated: MAVANFLNEAKAQGNKLFLQFGGQGSPWLKELSKLYETDPSLKELFDTAFKALAEEVPSLNKDIISQGYDFESWIKNPDSAPDENYLCSATVSIVGIFLTQTANYVSLVNKGFTTSELIANASGATGHSQGIIPAVLISLGKEGADFYKEYSKFLKFVLYLGYRAQELFGIYNPSAEVLKGNEEIGDKQPAPMVAVIGYSASELSERVQSTNTELGLSGTKAIYVSLFNTPDSNIVSGTPEALLAFRKKFKAEMDEKKVKFVYLRTTAPFHCPIMDETEKTVPKDMERIGFSYKGSELKIPVYSIFDGRNYQNEADISLPLFREVLIKALHWDKATSTFVKTPKLVGIDFGPSVVSQKLTQANLGTSENKIYSASSPKDIKVLLA
- a CDS encoding argininosuccinate synthase codes for the protein MAAQKNIKKIVLAYSGGLDTSVILTWLKETYGCEVVAFTADVGQKEELTGLEEKGIKTGASKVYIEDLRLEFARDFIYPAIQGNAIYEMRYLLGTSLARPLIAKAMVEVGKKEGADAFAHGATGKGNDQVRFELAFKSLAPEKEIIAPWRTWSFGGRADLIEYAKSKGIPVPVTASKPYSMDRNLMHISYEGGILEDPYREPNEDMFLLTVSPEKAPDSPEYVELDFVEGNCVAVNGKKMDPYQVVDTLNTIGGKHGIGRVDIVENRLVGIKSRGVYETPGGTILFHAHRDLESITIDRDTQHHKDKLSAEFAELIYNGHWFSSRMAAVRAFISETQRFVTGTVKVKLYKGNCIIVGRKSSVSLYNPEMATFEKEELYNQKDAEGFINLYGLPAKEAARLRKK
- a CDS encoding DUF2779 domain-containing protein codes for the protein MDSVPKLLRTSIRRLSFLFPESLRRKLLFDVLAPYREKELPLLGRSAFQTGQYCELQFWKFLKEPHSEFDISNQFISPKQKSLLKDIAGNLFPDAKHAGYRDAKTRSYLDSKQPIKGACVRTKFFDTRADFLIPWEEGWQVILIKASSSAKRTHISELSFIRMVLEEAGYKVNSTQVWTISSEYSYTGAEIDPNRLFHKKDCSKETLANLEQTKEKAYKLLEILEKDKIPSITSSKHCDHPRNCIHPESCYSDSPPGDLFTLREGKDLTLTLWNQGIRNLSEIEPDSEFTHRQKIQVEAIKSGKEYLNKDSLLSYLNHLKFPLYCLDFETINPPVPVYKDTHPFQHVPFLYSLHVIRKDLKEKPEEYTYLDDHDKDPRLGILESLSSQIKPGGTILAFNDSFEKRCLKESVQAYPKYKEWFQSIEPDFSDLAKPFWDYDYYHPAQEGTTSLKVVLPVLTGANYKELTINAGHIANSEFLRIKTENVSDQERERVESDLIAYCKMDTFALILILRALAQKLNWPEKL
- a CDS encoding nucleoside-diphosphate kinase, which codes for MARTFIMIKPDGVKNKHVGDILQRIEKEGFKILGLKYLKLSLEDAKQFYKVHSARPFYNDLCSYMSSGPIVAAALERDNAVQHWRDVIGATDPKEAAAGTIRALFAESKEANAVHGSDSDDNAALEISFFFKGNELF